A single genomic interval of Streptomyces sp. P9-A2 harbors:
- a CDS encoding TerD family protein, producing MASDPTRWWQPTVGCSPEQALALEQAAGQQQRFADIDALAARLLATGLAGQSMATVVPGRGRHTPDTAKVTALSREEEAFCANAFGVQEQQRLGAWYLPQKISVKAGAVNLPYLLRERPAHALTLAADDTARLTAVEDWDTVLLWALMVPLFETLLQPIRLRAAGEIFPRTEQQRFWTLIEERYRLLGIDESALEAFRFGGGWHQLDRAGQQQARLRLLDTLAAADLVQLAARHRMQRLQGLMAGFAKKARTGTALARRVLTKELQPVVSAYFGGDWLAVLDYLQAPPHPDEEIITALPEPRLYVGMATQTADMAAEAGIAEDEVHAMLAAFLGGGSSLSPVEERAAALRGWWAGFDHAHAGQSRGMPSLWGLVDQDLMSLNQTEQGPTPQLYRQRLPADVLERVERLWETVTLPRYPGSIVSNPRPHQTMAEALGPAAEFWHGVGLTAWFVCEGPYSRTTLDRVDRYYSRPLAALRAAGCPVDTAFFRELQAAEQLLGPEEEITDSEDSTVETPYGQVTFTSSMSHGARRDGFERVRDLITRHRRAWAEQYLGAFVEGRWRSQLEEVAHQHHRFVAAKGRPPTLPQFARFATTAANHWTGGDLGALYTAIGEPASSPQERPARLLVGDGYDFARRVYQELGGKPVDRDTWVNSPEETQRQWQLSRLATESLRHLQLQEALGRPPTAKEFGAQRLTWPWPGGETEGWPILQHVIAALTGTSLPLISPLSPAVPARKGENSAGQLLAKGANTAVATEPTTVRITCTGAPVDVSAVLLARNGKVRNDHDLVFYNHPSHDGVSVGGDTVTADLSLIPDDITSIAVVVSIDLEAQPTSVFDQRTQWHADITQSSGAQLAFAPGPFFSGETVTVAVELYRHTVGWKARAVGQGYNTGLAGLATDYGINVEA from the coding sequence GTGGCCAGTGACCCGACACGCTGGTGGCAGCCGACCGTGGGATGTAGTCCCGAACAGGCACTCGCCCTGGAGCAGGCGGCCGGGCAGCAGCAACGGTTCGCCGACATCGACGCCCTGGCGGCCAGACTGCTGGCCACAGGGCTTGCCGGACAGTCGATGGCCACCGTCGTCCCCGGCCGAGGACGCCACACACCGGACACCGCCAAGGTGACGGCCCTCAGCCGGGAAGAGGAAGCCTTCTGCGCCAACGCCTTCGGGGTCCAGGAGCAGCAGCGGCTCGGGGCGTGGTACCTGCCCCAGAAAATCTCGGTCAAGGCAGGGGCAGTCAACCTGCCGTATCTGCTGCGTGAACGCCCCGCTCACGCCCTGACGCTGGCCGCCGATGACACCGCCCGCCTCACCGCTGTGGAGGACTGGGACACGGTGCTGCTGTGGGCGCTGATGGTGCCGCTGTTCGAGACACTGCTTCAGCCCATCCGGCTGCGGGCGGCAGGAGAGATCTTCCCTCGCACGGAGCAGCAGCGTTTCTGGACACTCATCGAGGAGCGTTACCGGCTGCTGGGCATCGACGAGAGCGCGCTGGAAGCCTTCCGCTTCGGCGGCGGCTGGCACCAGCTGGACCGTGCGGGACAGCAGCAGGCCCGCCTTCGTTTGCTGGACACCCTTGCCGCCGCCGACCTCGTGCAGCTTGCCGCACGTCACCGGATGCAGCGGTTGCAAGGGCTGATGGCTGGTTTCGCCAAGAAGGCCAGGACGGGAACAGCCCTGGCGCGCCGGGTGCTCACCAAAGAGCTGCAGCCGGTCGTCTCCGCGTACTTCGGGGGCGACTGGCTGGCTGTGCTGGATTACCTTCAGGCTCCCCCTCACCCGGATGAGGAGATCATCACCGCTCTGCCCGAACCGCGTCTGTACGTCGGCATGGCCACGCAGACGGCCGACATGGCGGCCGAGGCGGGCATCGCGGAGGACGAGGTCCATGCGATGCTCGCGGCCTTCCTCGGCGGCGGCAGCTCTCTGTCTCCGGTGGAGGAGCGGGCTGCGGCCCTGCGCGGCTGGTGGGCGGGCTTCGACCATGCGCATGCCGGCCAGTCACGGGGAATGCCGTCGTTGTGGGGGCTGGTCGATCAGGATCTGATGAGTCTGAACCAGACCGAGCAGGGGCCGACCCCCCAGTTGTACCGGCAACGTCTGCCCGCCGATGTCCTCGAACGGGTGGAGCGGCTGTGGGAGACGGTGACGCTCCCGCGGTATCCCGGCAGCATCGTCAGCAACCCGCGCCCGCACCAAACCATGGCCGAAGCTCTCGGTCCCGCGGCCGAGTTCTGGCACGGCGTTGGCCTGACCGCCTGGTTCGTGTGCGAAGGGCCGTACTCCCGCACCACCTTGGACCGCGTCGACCGCTACTACAGCAGGCCGCTGGCCGCCCTGCGCGCGGCCGGATGCCCGGTCGACACCGCTTTCTTTCGCGAACTGCAAGCCGCCGAACAACTCCTGGGGCCGGAGGAGGAGATCACGGACAGCGAGGACAGTACGGTCGAGACTCCGTACGGGCAGGTGACGTTCACCTCTAGCATGAGTCACGGCGCCCGCCGGGACGGCTTCGAGCGGGTACGGGATCTCATCACACGACACCGGCGGGCCTGGGCCGAGCAGTATCTCGGTGCCTTCGTGGAGGGCCGCTGGCGCTCCCAGTTGGAGGAGGTCGCCCACCAGCATCACCGCTTCGTCGCCGCCAAGGGGCGTCCCCCCACGCTGCCCCAGTTCGCGCGGTTCGCGACCACGGCAGCCAACCACTGGACGGGCGGCGACCTGGGGGCGCTGTACACGGCCATCGGCGAGCCGGCGTCTTCCCCGCAGGAGCGGCCCGCCCGCCTGCTGGTCGGCGACGGCTACGACTTCGCCCGCCGGGTGTACCAGGAGCTGGGCGGCAAGCCCGTCGACCGCGACACATGGGTGAACAGCCCAGAGGAAACCCAACGGCAGTGGCAGCTCAGCCGCCTGGCCACCGAAAGCCTGCGCCACCTTCAACTACAGGAAGCACTCGGGCGGCCGCCGACCGCCAAGGAGTTCGGCGCTCAGCGGCTGACCTGGCCCTGGCCTGGCGGGGAGACCGAAGGCTGGCCGATCCTCCAGCATGTCATCGCGGCTCTTACTGGTACCAGCCTGCCGCTGATCTCACCCCTCTCCCCCGCCGTCCCGGCCCGTAAAGGAGAAAACTCTGCTGGGCAGTTGCTGGCCAAGGGTGCCAACACGGCTGTGGCCACGGAGCCGACGACGGTCCGCATCACCTGCACCGGCGCACCCGTCGATGTCTCCGCTGTACTCCTCGCCCGCAACGGCAAGGTACGCAACGACCACGACCTCGTCTTCTACAACCACCCCAGTCACGACGGGGTCAGTGTCGGAGGAGACACCGTCACCGCCGATCTGAGTCTCATCCCCGACGACATCACCTCCATCGCCGTCGTCGTCAGCATCGACCTCGAGGCCCAACCCACCAGCGTCTTCGACCAGCGCACCCAGTGGCACGCAGACATCACCCAGTCTTCCGGCGCCCAACTGGCCTTCGCGCCGGGGCCGTTCTTCTCAGGCGAGACCGTCACCGTCGCGGTGGAGCTCTACCGCCACACGGTCGGGTGGAAGGCCCGCGCTGTCGGGCAGGGCTACAACACCGGTCTCGCGGGCCTGGCCACCGACTACGGCATCAATGTCGAAGCCTGA
- a CDS encoding AAA family ATPase produces MTATRPMGVPSEQGTLEVSMGLRPTHLGYAYQDLLTALRLVDLAVGRVNSLLVDTKMFIGDRFDDITCEWGTGSRERLQIKHTDHDRALSLESFTKDKRGLRLDLLFSSMDHDFTSDPGVSHRLVVRDTEPEDPELTRVLRPVHASTDPGPALHGLSSKRFRFDAAALRAHAPWKEMLAQVSDDLLNRACASLVVDTDLPACSLNIREPGPAEAALLHRITEELGAGRPPNRHRMPEEVALALIEAAKAARSRAGTVMVENLLPRLSLEVDFGAVREGHPVDRATEVSRPTVLTGVVAAVKDASQQGGVVVVTGAPGIGKSWLCEQLGDALRETWLAVRHHCWLGAADIDREQRVLTEVVIGSLLKQLGTAVPEALTQVRPRYAATPETLTAAVTAARGLAPDQPIALIVDGIDHVSRVLGSTTGSAFRPRVDPAASLVADLSALELPPGVVLVLASQPGPHLEAVDAGASRLTVAPLNRAELHALADRLGVLTAMASSPAGDGLDPAARAEAAVALIEERSRGNALYATYLCRQAVGPAPSLGTAPAPDGVGNPLERLRTVPSSAHDLDDYYAYLLAGLTPGQRSAVSMLAVCDFAVTASELEEIFPLPGMQLGAALNSVAPIVAQQPGIGGLKIHHESFSRFIRRIDGDHGWVDQVRIRAAEWLSERGFFTDPRAFRHLPELLSALGRDDELALLVGPDFLSRAIAGLQPPQAVVHTLTVAARRAAARNDWPTLVRCIELTRARATYEDEGLPGSLVPYADVLVALSGADRVAASLMYEGVTTMAARWGLQLCAAVDRAGYAAPWEAYLTAWDEAGKDESTHYGSASDESVFLAELRGRIRLPGHGTDRSAPERPLARRVAEFLDQENPPPLEPALDVLLDCLGFVPLVESVELIGRSDRRTALLLYLADARDSADGELPSARTLATAAWASGPCDPRRLLRHGLTAADLAEDVFSGDISAVLTEATREVLTDRASGLSEPVSRWLALLTVAHAADPQASVRLLPLLGGEGFYRAWLRFTIATVGLHRDVGAGALAAEPASATVRVALEQLAQHAHAFTGQPRACDLADIHRQVRQVLNDGVALLRGNDVALGITSLQTVSRGTTTSLMGMAGTGPLITTELLSLLTASVGQAGADVVRELMGTLRTAQAKSRALYAEDADFELEMARVSLACDDPHEAQRCWERAARDLGAYGSHKDITIEELLDPLPQLMQADPVQARVRLARTQPLVYLVADRTDGRGTAGTPAEWWRLLTRLDPQAASQLGAQVLLTEPGLPDSWVDAAHHQMLATQADKADPVVLAALRIAAGTGGCSIDQDIALLTRLADLPADDAAHTLRLLPVLANAITSTYDDQTLFAVSHNAGAEPTAALRTAAQRCGGEGGPPWAPRPAPTNNSRNWSGPEKRPTTGAYLHAQQRPTLPGGAAGVLAAVRDRNSKAYDAPLGPRWSRDALANAVGWRLLEILDGQGAEAAIQLLHRIADEMTPSSPLELLADLAWGFQLRQDTDPDVLGPLAATAGMLAYTKTRGGGGWRSFAGNDRLDLWRQAHAADADTAARNLADQVAHAVTEGSYHRTIGVSLALVSAFAVQPPHASPPAASALACWDAAYEVIAHRLPGRARLDHGAYLPVPEQTTQHDIDTALCRLTLATLALPERGDKRRALIAATILLAGRPGPAQAALAHVLSFSLGAGPLTWLLTVLHSHLPDGPLDAALLDQLVALCGSDMLSVRAEASAVLARAGHQPPSPPATAAHPILVRAVAALSDPEESA; encoded by the coding sequence GTGACCGCGACGCGCCCCATGGGGGTGCCAAGTGAGCAAGGCACGCTGGAGGTGAGCATGGGGCTGCGCCCGACACACCTTGGTTACGCCTACCAGGACCTGCTCACCGCGCTGCGGCTGGTGGACCTGGCGGTGGGACGTGTGAATTCCCTGCTCGTCGACACGAAGATGTTCATCGGGGACCGGTTCGATGACATCACGTGCGAGTGGGGCACCGGCAGCCGCGAACGGCTGCAGATCAAGCACACGGATCACGACCGCGCGTTGTCGCTGGAGAGTTTCACGAAGGACAAGCGAGGCCTACGCCTGGATCTGCTCTTCTCCTCCATGGACCACGACTTCACCTCGGATCCGGGTGTCTCGCACCGCCTCGTGGTGCGCGACACGGAACCGGAGGATCCCGAGCTGACCCGGGTGCTGCGCCCGGTCCACGCGAGCACCGACCCCGGACCTGCACTGCACGGCTTGAGCAGCAAACGGTTCCGTTTCGACGCCGCTGCGCTGCGTGCACACGCTCCGTGGAAGGAGATGCTCGCCCAGGTCAGTGATGACCTGCTCAACCGCGCTTGCGCATCCCTGGTCGTCGACACGGATCTTCCGGCTTGTTCGCTCAACATTCGCGAGCCCGGGCCAGCCGAGGCGGCCTTGCTGCACCGCATCACCGAAGAACTCGGTGCCGGACGGCCGCCGAACCGGCACCGCATGCCCGAGGAGGTGGCGCTGGCCCTGATCGAGGCGGCCAAAGCGGCGCGCAGCCGGGCAGGGACCGTGATGGTCGAGAACCTGCTTCCTCGTCTGAGTCTGGAGGTCGACTTCGGAGCGGTCCGTGAGGGGCACCCCGTGGACCGTGCCACCGAGGTGAGCCGTCCTACGGTGCTCACGGGTGTGGTCGCGGCCGTGAAGGACGCTTCTCAGCAGGGGGGTGTCGTGGTGGTCACCGGTGCTCCCGGCATCGGCAAGTCGTGGTTGTGCGAGCAGCTCGGGGATGCGCTGCGGGAGACCTGGCTGGCGGTGCGGCATCACTGCTGGCTCGGCGCTGCGGACATCGACCGTGAGCAGCGTGTGCTGACCGAGGTCGTGATCGGCAGCCTGCTAAAGCAGCTGGGGACGGCCGTTCCGGAGGCGCTGACGCAGGTCAGGCCACGCTACGCGGCCACGCCGGAGACGCTCACGGCCGCGGTCACTGCCGCGCGCGGCCTGGCACCGGACCAGCCGATCGCGCTGATCGTGGACGGTATCGACCATGTCAGCCGGGTTCTTGGATCCACCACCGGCAGCGCCTTTCGTCCGCGGGTGGACCCGGCGGCCTCGCTGGTCGCGGACCTCTCCGCCCTGGAACTGCCGCCCGGTGTCGTGCTCGTCCTGGCCAGTCAGCCCGGCCCTCACCTCGAGGCCGTCGACGCCGGTGCCTCCCGTCTCACCGTTGCCCCGCTCAACCGCGCCGAACTGCATGCTCTGGCGGACCGTCTGGGCGTGTTGACGGCCATGGCGTCCTCCCCTGCCGGTGACGGGCTCGATCCCGCTGCGCGGGCGGAGGCCGCGGTCGCACTGATCGAGGAACGCTCTCGAGGCAACGCCCTGTACGCCACGTATTTGTGCCGGCAGGCCGTTGGTCCTGCCCCGAGCCTGGGAACGGCGCCGGCGCCGGATGGTGTCGGCAATCCTCTGGAGAGGTTGCGGACGGTGCCGTCGTCGGCGCACGACCTCGACGACTACTACGCCTATCTGCTGGCCGGTCTGACCCCCGGGCAGCGTTCTGCTGTCAGCATGCTCGCGGTCTGCGACTTCGCTGTGACCGCATCGGAGCTCGAGGAGATCTTCCCGCTGCCCGGAATGCAACTCGGTGCCGCGCTGAACAGCGTGGCGCCGATCGTCGCGCAGCAGCCGGGCATCGGCGGACTGAAGATCCATCATGAGAGTTTCAGCCGCTTCATCCGGCGGATCGACGGTGACCATGGGTGGGTCGATCAGGTACGGATCCGGGCTGCGGAGTGGCTCTCCGAGCGCGGGTTTTTCACGGACCCTCGCGCCTTCCGGCACCTGCCCGAACTTCTGTCCGCTCTGGGCCGCGACGACGAACTCGCTCTGCTGGTCGGGCCCGATTTCCTCTCCCGCGCAATTGCCGGGCTGCAGCCCCCGCAGGCCGTCGTCCACACCCTGACCGTGGCCGCACGGCGGGCGGCGGCCCGCAACGACTGGCCCACGCTGGTGCGTTGTATCGAACTGACCCGGGCGCGGGCGACCTACGAGGACGAGGGCCTGCCGGGCTCCCTGGTGCCGTATGCGGATGTGCTGGTGGCGCTGTCGGGAGCCGACCGCGTGGCGGCAAGCCTGATGTACGAGGGTGTGACCACGATGGCGGCGCGGTGGGGCCTGCAGCTGTGTGCGGCGGTCGACCGGGCGGGTTACGCCGCCCCGTGGGAGGCGTACCTGACGGCCTGGGACGAGGCAGGCAAGGATGAGAGTACCCACTACGGTTCCGCCAGCGACGAGTCCGTCTTCCTTGCGGAGTTGCGCGGACGAATCCGGCTGCCGGGCCACGGTACCGACCGTTCTGCCCCTGAACGCCCGCTCGCGCGGCGGGTGGCTGAATTCCTTGACCAGGAGAACCCGCCGCCGTTGGAGCCTGCGCTCGATGTGCTGCTGGACTGTCTTGGTTTCGTTCCGCTGGTGGAGAGCGTCGAGCTCATCGGCCGTTCCGACCGGCGCACCGCACTTCTGCTGTATCTGGCCGATGCCCGCGACAGCGCCGACGGCGAACTGCCCTCGGCGCGCACGCTGGCCACGGCGGCCTGGGCAAGCGGCCCATGCGACCCACGGCGTCTGCTCCGTCATGGTCTGACAGCGGCGGACCTGGCCGAGGACGTCTTTTCCGGAGATATCAGCGCTGTTCTCACTGAGGCAACTCGCGAAGTGCTGACCGACCGGGCCAGCGGCCTGTCGGAGCCAGTGAGCAGGTGGCTGGCACTGCTCACGGTGGCGCACGCAGCCGATCCGCAGGCGTCCGTCCGGCTGCTCCCCCTTCTGGGCGGCGAAGGTTTCTACCGTGCCTGGCTGCGCTTCACTATCGCCACTGTCGGCTTGCACCGTGACGTCGGGGCGGGTGCCCTTGCGGCCGAACCCGCGTCCGCCACCGTGCGTGTAGCACTTGAGCAACTGGCCCAGCACGCGCACGCGTTCACGGGCCAGCCGCGGGCCTGCGATCTTGCGGACATCCATCGGCAGGTGCGGCAAGTACTGAACGACGGTGTCGCGCTGCTGCGGGGCAACGACGTCGCGCTCGGCATCACCTCCCTGCAGACCGTCAGCCGCGGCACCACCACCTCCCTCATGGGCATGGCCGGAACCGGCCCTCTGATCACTACGGAGCTGCTGTCCCTGCTCACGGCGAGCGTCGGCCAGGCCGGGGCCGATGTCGTGCGCGAGCTCATGGGCACGCTGCGCACAGCACAAGCCAAGAGCCGAGCGTTGTACGCGGAGGACGCCGACTTCGAGCTTGAGATGGCCCGCGTGAGTCTCGCCTGCGACGACCCGCACGAGGCGCAACGCTGCTGGGAACGCGCCGCCCGCGACCTGGGCGCCTACGGCAGCCACAAGGACATCACGATCGAGGAGCTCCTCGATCCGCTGCCTCAGCTGATGCAAGCCGATCCCGTCCAGGCGCGTGTGCGGCTGGCGCGTACGCAGCCTCTTGTCTATCTCGTTGCGGACCGCACCGACGGGCGGGGGACGGCGGGAACGCCTGCCGAGTGGTGGCGCTTGCTGACGCGCCTGGATCCGCAGGCTGCCTCGCAGTTGGGCGCCCAGGTACTGTTGACCGAGCCCGGACTGCCCGATAGCTGGGTGGACGCGGCCCACCACCAGATGCTGGCCACCCAGGCGGACAAGGCCGATCCTGTCGTCCTGGCCGCGCTCCGCATCGCGGCAGGGACCGGCGGCTGCAGTATCGACCAGGACATCGCCCTACTCACTCGGCTCGCCGACCTGCCTGCAGACGACGCGGCACACACACTGCGTCTCCTGCCGGTGCTGGCCAACGCGATCACTTCCACCTACGACGACCAGACCCTGTTCGCCGTGTCGCACAATGCCGGAGCCGAGCCCACCGCTGCGCTGCGCACGGCGGCACAGCGCTGTGGCGGCGAAGGCGGCCCGCCCTGGGCACCCCGTCCCGCGCCCACCAACAATTCCCGCAACTGGTCGGGCCCCGAGAAGCGCCCTACCACAGGCGCCTATCTGCACGCCCAGCAGCGCCCGACGCTGCCGGGAGGTGCCGCCGGCGTACTTGCCGCAGTCCGCGACCGCAACAGCAAGGCATACGACGCCCCCTTGGGCCCGCGGTGGTCGAGGGACGCCCTGGCCAATGCGGTCGGCTGGCGGCTACTGGAGATCCTTGATGGCCAGGGAGCCGAAGCCGCCATCCAGCTCCTGCACCGGATCGCCGACGAGATGACCCCCTCCAGCCCCCTTGAGCTCTTGGCCGACCTCGCCTGGGGATTCCAGCTGCGCCAGGACACCGACCCCGATGTCCTGGGGCCGCTCGCGGCCACGGCGGGCATGCTCGCATACACCAAGACGCGCGGCGGCGGTGGCTGGCGCTCCTTCGCCGGCAATGACCGGCTGGATCTGTGGCGGCAGGCGCATGCCGCAGACGCCGACACCGCAGCCCGCAATCTCGCAGACCAGGTGGCCCACGCCGTTACCGAGGGGTCCTACCACCGCACGATCGGCGTCAGCCTGGCCCTGGTCTCGGCCTTCGCCGTGCAGCCCCCGCACGCTTCGCCCCCGGCTGCCAGCGCCCTCGCCTGCTGGGACGCGGCGTACGAGGTCATCGCCCACCGCCTGCCCGGCCGCGCCCGCCTCGACCACGGCGCCTACCTCCCGGTGCCCGAGCAGACGACCCAGCACGACATCGACACGGCGCTGTGCCGGCTAACGTTGGCCACGCTCGCCCTGCCCGAACGCGGCGACAAACGCCGCGCCCTGATCGCAGCGACGATTCTCCTGGCCGGCCGCCCCGGCCCCGCCCAGGCCGCACTCGCACACGTCCTCTCCTTCAGCCTCGGCGCTGGCCCGCTGACTTGGCTCCTGACCGTCCTGCACAGCCACCTGCCTGACGGGCCCTTGGATGCCGCCCTCCTCGACCAGCTCGTGGCGCTGTGTGGCAGTGACATGCTGTCTGTCCGCGCCGAGGCCTCCGCCGTCTTGGCCCGCGCCGGCCACCAGCCGCCCTCCCCGCCAGCGACTGCGGCCCATCCGATACTCGTACGCGCCGTCGCCGCCCTCTCCGACCCCGAGGAGAGCGCATGA
- a CDS encoding AAA family ATPase translates to MTPPHPPQQTAQTARTVLEQLPTLTHRALVVDSPPGAGKSTLVAQAADALTRPGAPCIVIAQTNTQVDHLVRRFTRHHPHLRTARLTATDHTLPHDLQTHPSIRIATRIEPLETTADVIVGTAMKWATVTGRQWPWAIIDEAYQMRSDTLLLTAGLFDRALFVGDPGQLDPFSEADTDRFHGLPHDPVNSAIAVLLANNPDLPVHCLPVSWRLPPSAVPPISNAFYPSTPFHAASREADRTLTFSPLDIRTPTDEVIEHAARTGWALFELPARITGRHDAHAFHATLDIAERMLTRRAITTCEENPEGHTLQPGDIAIGTAHRSQTHDIRALLARHYPRLHGITVDTANRLQGCEFRVTIALHPLSGRGDASAFHLEAGRLCVLTSRHRHACIVVARAGIAELLDAHPSNAPAHPGAASKAADGWEANHAVLDHLADHTIGSQAQPGRRRG, encoded by the coding sequence GTGACACCGCCCCACCCGCCGCAGCAGACGGCCCAGACCGCCCGCACCGTCCTGGAGCAGCTGCCCACCCTCACCCACCGCGCACTCGTCGTGGACTCCCCGCCCGGCGCCGGAAAATCCACCCTGGTCGCCCAGGCCGCCGACGCCCTCACGCGACCCGGCGCCCCCTGTATCGTCATCGCCCAGACCAACACCCAGGTCGACCACCTCGTGCGGCGATTCACCCGGCACCACCCGCACCTGCGGACCGCCCGGCTCACCGCAACGGATCACACCCTCCCGCACGACCTGCAGACACATCCCAGCATCCGGATCGCCACCCGCATCGAACCCCTCGAGACGACGGCCGACGTCATCGTAGGAACCGCCATGAAATGGGCCACGGTCACCGGCCGCCAATGGCCATGGGCGATCATCGACGAGGCCTACCAGATGCGCTCCGACACGCTCTTGCTGACCGCAGGCCTCTTCGACCGGGCCCTTTTCGTTGGAGACCCCGGTCAGCTCGACCCCTTCTCCGAAGCCGACACCGACCGCTTCCACGGCCTGCCCCACGACCCGGTGAACAGTGCGATCGCCGTCCTGCTCGCCAACAACCCCGACCTGCCCGTCCACTGCCTGCCCGTGTCCTGGCGCCTGCCCCCCTCGGCCGTCCCCCCGATCAGCAACGCCTTCTACCCCTCCACGCCCTTCCACGCCGCAAGCCGCGAAGCCGACCGCACCCTCACGTTCTCCCCCCTCGACATCCGCACCCCCACCGACGAGGTCATCGAACACGCCGCCCGAACCGGATGGGCACTGTTCGAACTACCGGCCCGCATCACCGGCCGGCACGACGCCCATGCCTTCCACGCCACCCTCGACATCGCCGAACGGATGCTGACCCGGCGCGCCATCACCACCTGCGAGGAAAACCCCGAAGGCCACACCCTGCAGCCCGGCGACATCGCCATCGGCACCGCCCACCGCAGCCAGACCCACGACATCCGCGCGCTCCTGGCCCGCCACTACCCCCGACTCCACGGCATCACCGTCGACACCGCCAACCGGCTCCAAGGCTGCGAATTCCGCGTCACCATCGCCCTGCACCCCCTCTCCGGCCGCGGCGACGCCTCCGCCTTCCACCTGGAAGCCGGCCGCCTGTGCGTCCTCACCTCACGCCACCGCCACGCCTGCATCGTCGTGGCCCGCGCCGGCATCGCCGAACTCCTCGACGCCCACCCCTCCAACGCCCCCGCACACCCCGGAGCTGCCTCCAAAGCCGCTGACGGCTGGGAGGCCAACCACGCAGTCCTGGACCACCTGGCCGACCACACCATCGGTTCCCAGGCGCAGCCCGGCCGCCGACGCGGATGA
- a CDS encoding metallophosphoesterase family protein, with product MRLLHTSDWHLGHVFHGHPRDEDFDAVLAEIVAIAQESRPDLIVHSGDLFHHSRPGIRAMTRAMGTLSELAAVAPTVVLAGNHDSPAYFEFFGSMTGPSRGRGLFFADQFRPAHEGGVLTFDACGGEQRIRLAVLPFVHPNRFWQRSATDTSYADYAEGMRGLQAGLMTAMHEGYDPDRDILLFAAHVYVTGATRSPGERAVDDDFETGPENLPEVSYAALGHIHRPQPVRGAKSTARYAGSPLAIDFGEADHFKSVVIVDAEPGRPVRALPRRLSSGRRLTQFTGTLDELRVSAAQYDGTFLKPVIVGEEPDMLLSHKIAEVVPHAILINPAPAREADDDTVMDSDPGEEPELPDAFRAYLAREGLIGTVAESTVTAFTHLLNELDDETLPPVHAEEMLRAALEDIWTEAS from the coding sequence ATGAGACTGCTCCACACCTCCGACTGGCATTTAGGCCACGTCTTTCACGGGCATCCACGCGACGAGGACTTCGACGCCGTCCTGGCCGAGATCGTGGCCATCGCCCAGGAGAGCCGGCCGGACCTGATCGTCCACAGCGGCGATCTGTTCCACCACTCCCGTCCCGGCATCCGGGCGATGACGCGCGCCATGGGCACGCTGAGCGAGCTCGCCGCCGTCGCCCCCACTGTGGTCCTGGCCGGCAACCACGACTCCCCCGCGTACTTCGAGTTCTTCGGTTCCATGACCGGCCCCTCCCGGGGCCGGGGCCTGTTCTTCGCCGACCAGTTCCGCCCGGCGCACGAGGGCGGCGTCCTCACCTTCGACGCCTGCGGTGGTGAGCAGCGAATCCGCCTGGCGGTCCTGCCGTTCGTGCATCCGAACCGGTTCTGGCAGCGTTCCGCGACCGACACGTCGTACGCCGACTACGCGGAGGGGATGCGCGGGCTGCAGGCGGGACTGATGACGGCCATGCACGAGGGGTACGACCCCGACCGGGACATCCTGCTGTTCGCAGCCCATGTGTACGTCACCGGCGCCACACGCTCCCCGGGCGAACGGGCCGTGGACGACGACTTCGAGACCGGCCCCGAGAATCTTCCGGAGGTCTCCTACGCCGCTCTCGGACACATCCACCGCCCGCAACCGGTGCGGGGCGCCAAGTCCACCGCCCGCTACGCCGGCAGTCCGCTCGCCATCGACTTCGGTGAAGCCGACCATTTCAAGAGCGTCGTGATCGTCGACGCCGAACCCGGACGGCCGGTGCGGGCCCTGCCTCGCCGGCTCTCGAGCGGACGGCGCCTGACGCAGTTCACCGGAACCCTCGACGAACTCAGGGTGTCAGCGGCCCAGTACGACGGGACCTTCCTCAAACCGGTGATCGTCGGCGAGGAACCCGACATGCTCCTCAGCCACAAGATCGCCGAGGTTGTCCCGCACGCGATCCTCATCAACCCCGCACCGGCACGCGAAGCGGACGACGACACGGTCATGGACAGTGACCCCGGCGAGGAGCCGGAGCTCCCCGACGCCTTCCGCGCCTATCTGGCACGCGAGGGGCTGATCGGCACCGTTGCGGAATCCACCGTCACCGCATTCACCCACCTTCTCAACGAGCTCGACGACGAGACGCTGCCCCCGGTACACGCCGAGGAAATGCTCCGCGCTGCGCTGGAAGACATCTGGACGGAGGCCTCGTGA